The Parcubacteria group bacterium genome has a window encoding:
- the dnaB gene encoding replicative DNA helicase — protein MAEKTEMRMPPQASEAEKTVLGALMVDKDAITKIADLIAVGDFYKEAHNTIYGAMLKLYEHNDPIDVLSLSNALEENNKIDSVGGASYLASLVRGVTSASNITYYAKIIQKKAVLRRLIAIASEINELGYNEAEDIEKVLDDAEQKIFSVSQKSLKQEFTPIKTILGEAFDRLDDLHRNKGVMRGVPTGFPDLDELLSGLQRSDLIILAARPSVGKTSLALDIARQVGTQSKIPVGIFSLEMSADQLVDRMIAAESSLDLWRLRTGNLKDSDFTKINETMGVLSEAPIFIDDTSSANIMEMRTMARRLQAEHNLGLIIIDYLQLMEGRHNENRVQEISEISRGLKMLAKELNIPIVALSQLSRAVESRPDQRPRLSDLRESGSIEQDADVVMFIYREDRVNPDTENKGVAEIIVAKHRNGPVGVKQLYFHEESASYKSLEKHHNT, from the coding sequence ATGGCAGAAAAAACAGAAATGCGTATGCCCCCTCAAGCGTCCGAAGCAGAAAAAACCGTCCTCGGCGCACTGATGGTAGACAAAGATGCGATCACCAAAATTGCAGATTTGATCGCGGTTGGCGACTTTTACAAAGAAGCACACAACACGATCTATGGTGCGATGCTCAAACTCTATGAGCACAACGACCCGATCGACGTGTTGAGCTTGTCCAATGCCCTCGAGGAAAACAACAAGATCGACTCGGTTGGCGGCGCATCATATCTCGCGTCACTGGTGCGTGGCGTCACAAGCGCATCTAATATCACCTACTACGCCAAGATCATTCAAAAAAAGGCGGTACTTCGCCGCTTGATCGCCATTGCGTCAGAGATCAATGAGTTGGGTTATAATGAGGCTGAAGATATTGAAAAGGTTCTGGACGATGCAGAGCAAAAGATCTTTAGCGTGTCACAAAAATCTCTCAAACAAGAATTCACACCGATCAAAACCATTCTCGGAGAAGCATTTGATCGCCTCGATGATCTCCACAGGAACAAAGGTGTGATGCGCGGCGTCCCTACGGGATTTCCCGATTTGGATGAATTACTCTCCGGATTGCAACGATCCGATCTTATCATCCTCGCGGCGCGCCCGTCAGTCGGTAAGACGTCCCTTGCCCTCGACATCGCGCGACAAGTGGGCACACAATCAAAAATTCCCGTCGGGATCTTTTCTCTGGAAATGTCCGCGGATCAACTCGTTGACCGCATGATCGCGGCTGAATCAAGTCTAGACCTCTGGCGTCTGCGCACCGGCAATCTCAAGGATTCCGATTTTACAAAGATCAATGAGACAATGGGTGTTCTTTCCGAGGCACCGATCTTTATCGATGACACGTCAAGCGCAAACATCATGGAGATGCGCACGATGGCGCGTCGTTTGCAAGCGGAGCACAATCTCGGTCTCATCATCATCGATTACCTCCAGTTGATGGAAGGACGTCACAATGAGAACCGCGTGCAAGAAATTTCCGAGATCTCCCGCGGACTCAAGATGCTCGCGAAAGAACTCAATATCCCTATTGTTGCCCTCTCACAGCTTTCTCGTGCCGTTGAATCCCGCCCGGATCAACGACCGCGACTTTCCGATTTGCGTGAATCAGGATCCATCGAGCAGGACGCCGATGTCGTAATGTTCATCTATCGTGAAGACCGTGTAAATCCTGACACTGAGAACAAGGGTGTCGCTGAGATCATCGTGGCAAAACATCGCAACGGCCCCGTCGGCGTAAAACAACTCTATTTTCACGAAGAATCCGCCTCCTACAAAAGTCTCGAAAAGCACCACAACACATAA
- a CDS encoding DUF5684 domain-containing protein produces the protein MDATATPTLHVGDGVTLAIANATTEDMYYSGDYTASDADYTTGDNYTIDGYYTGTGMPQQEIDPAAAAAMAGVGLVMFLIWFAVIVLMLVSMWKIFTKAGQPGWASIIPIYNAIVLLQIVNKPIWWIVLLFIPFVNFVVIIMIYHELSKAFGKGVGYTLGLIFLSIIFFPMLAFGSATYTKPLQPMAPPMPTPNPTPMA, from the coding sequence ATGGATGCTACAGCAACTCCAACACTGCATGTTGGTGACGGTGTGACACTGGCCATCGCCAATGCCACAACAGAAGATATGTATTACAGCGGTGATTATACTGCGTCGGACGCAGATTATACGACGGGAGATAATTATACGATAGACGGTTATTACACAGGAACCGGCATGCCACAACAAGAGATCGATCCGGCAGCTGCAGCTGCTATGGCGGGTGTGGGACTTGTGATGTTTCTCATCTGGTTTGCAGTTATTGTGTTGATGCTTGTGTCCATGTGGAAGATCTTTACAAAAGCGGGACAACCGGGATGGGCATCGATCATTCCAATTTACAATGCAATCGTATTATTACAAATCGTCAATAAGCCGATCTGGTGGATCGTGCTTCTCTTTATCCCATTTGTAAACTTCGTCGTGATCATCATGATCTATCATGAGTTGAGCAAGGCATTTGGCAAGGGGGTTGGGTATACATTGGGTCTGATCTTTCTGAGCATCATCTTCTTCCCGATGCTTGCGTTTGGATCGGCAACATATACCAAGCCGTTGCAACCGATGGCACCACCAATGCCAACGCCAAATCCAACACCAATGGCGTAA